From Megalobrama amblycephala isolate DHTTF-2021 linkage group LG8, ASM1881202v1, whole genome shotgun sequence, the proteins below share one genomic window:
- the oxtra gene encoding oxytocin receptor, translating to MEDIFKDQDFWSFNESSRNSSVTNETYGVNQTVNPLKRNEEVAKVEVTVLALVLFLALAGNLCVLIAIHTAKHSQSRMYYFMKHLSIADLVVAVFQVLPQLIWDITFRFYGPDILCRLVKYLQTVGMFASTYMLVLMSIDRCMAICQPLRSLHKRKDRCYVICSWALSLLFSIPQVYIFSLREVGSGVYDCWGDFVQPWGAKAYITWISLTIYIIPVTILSVCYGLISFKIWQNFKRKTKKDPCITLTTKTSKSSALTRVSSVKLISKAKITTVKMTFVIVLAYIVCWTPFFSVQMWSAWDPEAPREAMPFIISMLLASLNSCCNPWIYMFFAGHLFHDLKQNLLCCSTLYLKSSQCRYDPEQDSRKSNSSTYVIKSTSSQRSITQTSVT from the exons ATGGAGGACATCTTCAAGGATCAAGACTTTTGGTCCTTCAATGAGTCATCTAGAAACTCCAGCGTCACCAATGAAACTTACGGCGTGAACCAGACGGTGAACCCCCTGAAGCGGAACGAAGAGGTGGCAAAAGTGGAAGTTACTGTATTGGCCTTGGTGCTCTTCCTGGCACTCGCTGGTAACCTTTGCGTCCTTATTGCAATCCACACAGCCAAGCACAGTCAATCTCGCATGTATTACTTCATGAAGCACCTCAGCATTGCAGACTTGGTCGTGGCTGTCTTCCAGGTTCTTCCTCAACTCATCTGGGACATCACATTTCGCTTTTATGGACCAGACATCCTGTGCAGGTTGGTGAAATATCTTCAGACCGTTGGGATGTTCGCCTCCACGTACATGCTGGTGCTGATGTCCATAGACAGATGTATGGCAATCTGTCAGCCTCTCCGTTCTTTACACAAGCGAAAGGACCGTTGTTACGTGATTTGTTCTTGGGCGCTAAGCTTACTTTTCAGCATCCCACAGGTTTATATATTCTCCTTACGGGAGGTGGGTTCAGGAGTATATGATTGCTGGGGAGATTTCGTGCAGCCCTGGGGAGCGAAAGCCTACATTACATGGATTAGTCTGACAATATACATCATACCAGTGACCATTCTGAGTGTCTGCTACGGCCTTATAAGCTTTAAAATATGGCAAAACTTTAAAAGGAAGACGAAGAAGGACCCGTGTATCACTCTCACAACCAAAACATCGAAAAGCAGCGCGCTCACGCGGGTCAGCAGCGTCAAACTCATTTCCAAGGCCAAAATCACCACTGTTAAAATGACATTTGTTATCGTACTGGCTTATATAGTGTGCTGGACTCCGTTTTTCTCCGTACAGATGTGGTCAGCATGGGATCCTGAAGCACCAAGGGAAG CAATGCCCTTTATCATCTCCATGTTGCTGGCCAGTCTGAACAGCTGCTGTAACCCCTGGATTTACATGTTTTTTGCTGGGCATCTCTTCCATGACCTTAAGCAGAACCTGCTGTGCTGTTCCACGCTCTATCTGAAGTCCTCTCAATGTCGCTATGATCCGGAGCAAGATTCCCGTAAGAGCAACTCTTCCACCTACGTCATCAAAAGTACCAGCAGCCAGCGGAGTATCACCCAGACCTCCGTCACATAA
- the cav3 gene encoding caveolin-3 — protein sequence MADQYNTNEEKILRDSHTKEIDLINRDPKLINEDVVKVDFEDVIAEPDGTHSMDGVWKASYTTFTVSKYWCYRVLSAIFGIPVALLWGFCFACISFCHIWAVMPCIKSYLIETQCLSRIYSLCIHTFCDPLFEALGKIFSSVRVALRKEV from the exons ATGGCGGACCAGTATAACACCAACGAGGAGAAAATCCTGAGGGATAGTCACACCAAGGAGATTGACTTGATCAACAGGGACCCCAAGCTGATCAATGAAGATGTTGTGAAG GTGGATTTTGAGGATGTGATAGCCGAGCCCGATGGCACCCACAGTATGGATGGAGTGTGGAAGGCCAGCTACACCACCTTCACCGTCTCCAAGTACTGGTGCTACCGTGTGCTGTCCGCCATCTTTGGCATCCCAGTGGCGCTGCTGTGGGGCTTCTGTTTTGCCTGCATCTCCTTCTGTCACATTTGGGCAGTCATGCCCTGCATTAAGAGCTATCTGATCGAGACCCAGTGCCTGAGTCGAATCTACTCTCTCTGCATCCACACCTTCTGTGACCCCTTGTTCGAAGCTCTAGGGAAAATTTTCAGCAGTGTACGGGTGGCATTACGCAAAGAGGTTTAG
- the LOC125273259 gene encoding caveolin-2-like, whose translation MSHLGASDSLIVILLFSVCPQEAFKTITHILHTMDRGASLKDIAIDIEITEEEEEVSSLLDQREINPNDAPDVTEAQTEGQDSLATHSNTKALIKDRDPKGINKYLEVTFEDVIAEPASVSSFDKVWLWSHALFEVSRLWFYRIISLLLAVPVALVAGVLFAVLSCLHIWLIVPSVQLLAINLHWIKMIWHNVLDTAISPFFRSFGKCWGFIRISLEKY comes from the exons ATGTCCCATCTTGGTGCAAGTGACTCCCTTATTGTGATCTTGTTGTTCTCAGTATGTCCACAGGAAGCCTTTAAGACAATCACACACATACTGCACACAATGGACCGGGGAGCATCTCTAAAGGACATCGCTATAGACATAGAGATAactgaggaggaggaggaggtgtCTTCACTCTTGGATCAGCGTGAAATTAATCCAAATGATGCTCCTGATGTTACAGAAGCACAAACAGAGGGACAGGATTCATTGGCTACTCACAGTAACACAAAGGCTCTCATCAAGGACAGGGACCCAAAGGGAATCAACAAGTATCTTGAG GTGACCTTTGAGGATGTGATAGCAGAGCCTGCATCAGTGAGCAGCTTTGATAAGGTGTGGCTGTGGAGTCATGCTCTGTTTGAGGTGTCCAGACTCTGGTTTTACCGTATCATTTCCCTGCTGCTCGCAGTGCCGGTGGCTTTGGTTGCAGGTGTTCTCTTTGCTGTCCTCAGCTGTCTACATATTTG GCTGATAGTTCCCAGTGTGCAGCTATTGGCCATAAACCTGCACTGGATAAAGATGATCTGGCATAATGTGCTGGACACTGCAATCTCCCCCTTCTTCAGAAGCTTTGGGAAGTGCTGGGGATTCATCAGAATTAGTttggaaaaatattaa
- the gpr61l gene encoding probable G-protein coupled receptor, with protein MEKAVPGLMLGLLTNHTTPNDTSGQRTTKPTPPSMEEVIHSQSQIKDLVGLFCMVTLNLAALLGNSGVMVAIARAPHMKKYVFVCHLCAVDLLCAILLMPLGIVSSSPLFSTVAFTVLECQVYIFLNVFLICASILTVTAISIERYYYIVHPMRYEVKMTLNLALGVMVFIWVKSILLALVTLLGWPAYGNQSSIAAAHCSLHWSHSRLRKVFAILFSVLCFLVPAVVIFAVYCNVYKVARTAARQHVPLPSWTADQAKRRSDSINSQTTIITTTRSLPQRLSPERVFGGGKAAITLVVIVGQFLICWLPYFSFHLHMSITTPLQSPGDIEEAVTWLAYSSFAVNPFFYGLLNRQIREELIKLRKCCGSRPVELRASSHEGSIQENFLQFLQRTNSTAETTRPSCGNSSPRNTVDQGARLPGQIPEE; from the coding sequence ATGGAGAAAGCTGTGCCAGGTCTGATGCTGGGTCTCCTGACCAATCACACAACTCCAAATGACACGTCCGGCCAGCGCACAACCAAGCCTACCCCTCCCAGCATGGAGGAGGTTATCCACTCGCAATCCCAGATTAAGGATCTTGTTGGGCTGTTTTGCATGGTGACCCTTAACCTGGCAGCGCTACTGGGCAACAGCGGAGTCATGGTGGCCATTGCCCGAGCTCCTCATATGAAAAAATACGTGTTTGTGTGTCATCTTTGTGCAGTTGACTTGCTTTGTGCTATATTGTTGATGCCTCTCGGTATAGTGTCTAGTTCTCCGCTCTTTAGCACTGTAGCGTTTACTGTTCTAGAGTGCCAGGTGTACATCTTTTTAAACGTGTTCCTCATCTGTGCCTCTATTCTTACTGTAACTGCGATCAGTATTGAACGCTACTACTATATTGTTCATCCTATGCGATACGAGGTAAAAATGACTCTAAATCTTGCGCTTGGTGTTATGGTCTTCATTTGGGTCAAATCCATCCTGCTGGCTTTGGTTACGCTTCTCGGTTGGCCAGCGTATGGGAACCAAAGCTCCATTGCAGCAGCCCATTGCTCTTTACACTGGAGCCACAGTCGCCTCAGGAAGGTTTTTGCTATTCTCTTCAGCGTGCTTTGCTTCTTGGTCCCCGCTGTTGTGATTTTTGCAGTATATTGCAATGTATACAAAGTCGCACGAACAGCTGCCCGTCAGCACGTACCATTGCCCAGCTGGACGGCCGACCAAGCTAAGCGTCGCTCGGATTCCATCAACAGCCAGACCACTATCATCACCACCACTCGCAGCCTGCCCCAGAGATTGTCTCCTGAGAGAGTTTTTGGTGGCGGAAAGGCTGCTATCACTCTGGTTGTCATTGTGGGCCAGTTTCTTATCTGCTGGCTTCCGTACTTCAGTTTTCACCTTCACATGTCCATCACCACTCCACTTCAGAGCCCAGGGGACATCGAAGAGGCCGTCACATGGCTAGCGTATTCCTCGTTTGCTGTGAATCCGTTCTTCTACGGTCTTCTGAACAGACAGATCCGCGAGGAACTGataaaactgagaaaatgttgCGGCAGTAGACCTGTTGAACTTCGAGCCTCCAGTCATGAAGGTTCCATCCAGGAAAACTTTCTTCAGTTTCTGCAAAGGACCAACAGCACAGCTGAGACCACCAGGCCCAGTTGCGGCAATTCCAGTCCAAGGAATACTGTGGATCAGGGTGCCAGGTTACCTGGCCAGATCCCTGAGGAATGA